From a single Paraburkholderia edwinii genomic region:
- a CDS encoding DUF6765 family protein, which produces MNIDFHYGVVYITTRLGGLSPKDAQTVAHACQYIDDATTPGLLRFAGGEQFERFASAHKLFDYVNTQDDLNRLVWTPFHFLPAGVGKTLEQRAICRPDSDVARELVRHALERRGADNALHRLGTTLHTYVDTWAHQGFSGIESDYNKVSHLEADDCTREDWLERIERYTEHLIDKLQSDVLTRALPLGHGAALTYPDLPWAKWHYVNGKNEAVHRDNLPQFMEAADMACRVVQAWVAPQAADFAGQPGLSAAAKTALQQLLANNTDRDEMKRLEVIRDAVLAGSIPGIQETIPDYVAKGPGSWKHIATGIKVRDDGKVQPKYSKTFESSDYRKFHDAVKEQRFAIVQEILPARGLRLA; this is translated from the coding sequence ATGAACATCGATTTCCACTACGGGGTGGTCTACATCACGACACGGCTCGGCGGGTTGTCCCCAAAGGACGCACAGACTGTCGCGCACGCGTGCCAGTACATCGACGACGCAACGACACCGGGGCTGCTGCGGTTCGCCGGCGGCGAGCAATTCGAGCGCTTTGCATCGGCACACAAGCTGTTCGACTACGTGAACACGCAAGACGATTTGAACCGGCTCGTCTGGACGCCGTTTCATTTTTTGCCTGCGGGCGTCGGCAAAACGCTCGAGCAACGCGCGATCTGCCGTCCCGACAGCGACGTCGCGCGTGAACTCGTGAGGCACGCGCTCGAACGCCGCGGCGCCGACAATGCGCTGCACCGGCTTGGCACGACGCTGCACACCTACGTCGATACGTGGGCACACCAGGGCTTCTCGGGCATCGAATCGGACTACAACAAGGTGTCGCACCTCGAAGCGGACGATTGCACACGCGAAGACTGGCTCGAACGGATCGAGCGTTACACCGAACACCTGATCGACAAACTGCAGTCCGATGTGCTGACGCGTGCGCTGCCGCTCGGTCATGGCGCTGCGCTGACTTACCCGGACCTGCCGTGGGCGAAATGGCATTACGTGAACGGCAAGAACGAAGCCGTGCACCGCGATAACCTGCCGCAATTCATGGAGGCCGCGGACATGGCATGCCGCGTCGTGCAGGCGTGGGTTGCGCCGCAGGCCGCCGATTTCGCCGGTCAGCCAGGCCTGTCGGCCGCCGCGAAAACGGCGCTGCAGCAATTGCTCGCGAACAACACCGACCGGGATGAAATGAAGCGCCTTGAAGTCATTCGCGATGCGGTGCTGGCCGGCTCGATTCCTGGCATTCAGGAAACCATACCGGACTACGTCGCAAAAGGCCCGGGCTCGTGGAAGCACATCGCGACGGGCATCAAGGTAAGGGACGACGGCAAGGTGCAGCCGAAATACTCGAAGACCTTCGAAAGCAGCGACTATCGCAAGTTTCACGACGCGGTGAAGGAGCAGCGCTTTGCAATCGTGCAGGAGATTCTGCCGGCGCGTGGGTTGAGGCTTGCGTAA